One window from the genome of Euwallacea similis isolate ESF13 chromosome 36, ESF131.1, whole genome shotgun sequence encodes:
- the Nop56 gene encoding nucleolar protein 56 produces MANLFVLFEHAAGYGVFKVKEFEEIGMILPQLEASIHDLSKFKNVVQLVSFSPFKTALKALENINAISEGLMTEDLHQVLDVTIPKGKKTTLGVSDPKLAASINEALGIQCSHIGVVPEVIRGIRYHFHHLVKGFTLKKSGIAQLGLGHSYSRAKIKFNVHRVDNMIIQSIALLDQLDKDINTFSMRIREWYSYHFPELVQIVPENYIFAKVAQFIKNRKDLSEESLEGLEEITMDSGKAQAILVASRSSMGMDISPIDLLNIEMFASRVISLSDYRKELAEYLRSKMGDVAPNLGSLIGEQVGARLIAHAGSLTNLAKCPASTVQILGAEKALFRALKTRGNTPKYGLLFHSTFIGRAGPKNKGRISRYLANKCSIASRIDCFTEVPNRIFGEKLKQQVEDRLKFYETGNVPKKNIDVMQEAIEEVKHLVTSENKKKKKKKRTASEALNNSETNGTGVDESVEPPKKKKKKSINGVS; encoded by the exons ATG GCAAACCTCTTCGTCCTCTTCGAACATGCCGCCGGTTACGGCGTCTTCAAAGTTAAGGAATTTGAAGAGATCGGCATGATCTTGCCGCAACTGGAAGCGTCCATCCATgatctttcaaaatttaaaaacgttgTTCAGCTGGTCAGCTTCTCGCCATTCAAAACTGCTTTGAAAGCTCTCGAAAATATAAATGCCATATCTGAAGGCTTGATGACCGAGGACCTGCATCAGGTTCTGGATGTTACTATCCCAAAGGGAAAAAAAACTACCTTGGGAGTCAGTGATCCTAAGTTGGCTGCATCTATTAATGAAGCCTTGGGCATACAGTGCAGTCACATAGGGGTTGTCCCAGAAGTTATCAGAG GCATCCGCTATCATTTCCACCATTTGGTGAAAGGATTTACCCTCAAAAAGTCTGGAATTGCACAATTGGGTCTTGGGCATTCGTATTCAAGGGCAAAAATAAAGTTCAATGTGCATAGAGTTGATAATATGATAATTCAGTCAATTGCTTTATTAGATCAGCTGGATAAGGATATTAACACTTTTTCCATGAGGATCAG AGAGTGGTACTCATATCATTTCCCAGAACTTGTTCAAATAGTGCCTGAGAACTACATTTTTGCTAAAGTAgcacaatttataaaaaaccgTAAAGATTTGTCTGAGGAGTCCCTAGAAGGTCTTGAAGAAATTACTATGGATTCTGGAAAAGCCCAAGCCATTTTGGTGGCATCGAGATCTAGTATGGGCATGGACATTAGTCCTATTGATTTACTCAATATTGAGATGTTTGCATCGCGGGTTATTTCACTATCTGACTACAGAAAAGAA TTAGCTGAATACTTGAGGTCAAAGATGGGCGACGTGGCGCCAAATTTGGGCTCGTTAATTGGAGAACAAGTAGGGGCAAGGTTAATAGCCCATGCTGGTTCACTTACCAATTTGGCAAAGTGCCCTGCCTCAACAGTTCAAATATTAGGCGCTGAAAAGGCCCTTTTCAGAGCCTTAAAGACACGGg gaaacaCTCCTAAATACGGGTTATTGTTTCACTCTACGTTTATTGGACGAGCTGGTCCAAAGAATAAAGGTCGAATCTCTAGATATTTGGCAAATAAATGTTCCATTGCTTCTAGAATCGACTGCTTTACTGAGGTTCCAAATCGCATTTTTGGAGAAAAGTTAAAGCAACAG GTGGAAGACAgacttaaattttatgaaactgGAAACGttccgaaaaaaaatattgacgTAATGCAAGAGGCCATTGAAGAAGTGAAACATCTTGTTACTtctgaaaacaaaaagaagaagaaaaagaag cGCACCGCATCAGAGGCCTTGAATAATAGCGAGACAAATGGAACTGGGGTGGATGAGAGTGTAGAGcctccaaaaaagaaaaagaagaaaagcaTTAATGGAGTTTCTTAA
- the LOC136418663 gene encoding sphingosine-1-phosphate phosphatase 2-like yields MERLGDPVLVMKIQKFFGVHTPDAPIKSAKDLKQENSKYIIRNKFWYYLFVFGTALGDEVFYTTFIPFWFWNIDGAVGRRVVLVWTLVMYIGQSIKDLVRWPRPGPPVIQLQKKWALEYGFPSTHAMVGVSIPFSVILYTMNRYEYNVGVGLAVAFLWCTVICLSRLYLGMHSVLDIVAGLLLALTIMIPLVPLIDYLDSYFLTNPIAPILLITSSILMIIYYPNSRKWTPTRGDTTMILSVCIGVLVGAWLNYQTGLMTKSNLPLPRMIMWPSWSMLGCMVLRTGIGFFFVLLTRQVFKSISYSFICMLLKEDETRLKQTENTLQNKHKTIVELGCKYVTCGMIGFNILYTLPQLFRLLRIERMTFFTEI; encoded by the exons ATGGAAAGGTTAGGAGACCCAGTTTTGGtgatgaaaattcaaaaattttttggagTTCATACTCCTGACGCTCCAATCAAAAGCGCAAAGGATCTCAAACAAGAAAACTCCAAATACATTATAAGAAATAAGTTCTGGTATTATCTGTTTGTATTTGGGACAGCATTAGGAGATGAAGTTTTTTACACAacttttattccattttggTTTTGGAACATTGATGGGGCTGTTGGAAGGAGAGTAGTGCTGGTCTGGACGCTTGTCATGTACATAG GTCAAAGCATTAAGGATTTGGTGAGATGGCCTCGCCCAGGTCCTCCAGTGAttcaattacaaaaaaaatgggcATTGGAATATGGTTTCCCATCTACCCATGCTATGGTTGGGGTATCAATACCATTCTCTGTTATTTTGTACACCATGAATAGATACGAATATAACGTCGGTGTGGGACTGGCGGTCGCGTTTCTCTGGTGTACAGTAATTTGTCTTAGTCGATTGTATTTAGGAATGCATAGTGTTTTG GATATTGTAGCAGGCTTGTTGCTGGCGCTGACTATTATGATCCCACTGGTGCCTTTAATTGACTATTTAGATAGTTATTTCCTTACCAATCCTATAGCCCCAATTTTACTCATTACATCCTCTATTCTGATGATAATTTATTATCCTAACAGTAGGAAATGGACACCAACGCg aggCGACACGACAATGATTCTCTCAGTGTGTATTGGTGTTCTTGTGGGAGCTTGGCTCAACTATCAAACAGGCCTAATGACAAAGTCAAATCTTCCTCTGCCACGGATGATCATGTGGCCTTCATGGAGCATGTTAGGTTGCATGGTATTGAGAACCGGAATAGGATTTTTCTTCGTTTTGCTTACTAGACAGGTGTTCAAAAGTATCTCATACAGTTTCATTTGCATGCTTCTGAAAGAAGATGAGACTCGATTAAAGCAGACAGAAAACACATTGCAAAATAAGCACAAGACTATTGTAGAGTTGGGATGCAAATATGTAACTTGCGGCATGATTGgatttaacattttgtatACTTTGCCACAATTATTCAGGCTTTTACGAATTGAGAGGATGACgtttttcactgaaatttga
- the LOC136418692 gene encoding uncharacterized protein — MSLESYTIKDIEKVITGIDGKKIIKADFARLTAPGENYLSLVLSVDILVEDEAGRRETIKAVAKRLPLVEMKFNFNGLAMKNEIQFYSELVPLFIKFAREYGIFTDYYPKYLGSRLSLDGEKTEADSESVLLVENLLPQGYKNEDRLIGFDLERAKAVLKALAQFHGIPLAIKFKNPEIFEVIKKMIDRQPFSMSSNDGPKDVGPPEHLTFENAVKIPACAPYIKNIKKLQENLLPMEERFVGGGKEPWSTLIHNDFWVNNMLIKSSEEASSKYLVKLLDFQACTYSSFARDVVFFLLVSVNDEVQRKHFDDLLRYYFDELTTLLAKINVPGLKLSYEEYLEEIDRVATKYEVSHALFFCNIIFAAKGSQKDHLIGEVDMFDQMKEIMQNLGERQKEKTGLVVELCVKRKWM; from the exons ATGTCTCTTGAGAGCTACACGATAAAAGACATAGAGAAAGTAATTACAGGTATTGATggcaagaaaataattaaagctgATTTTGCAAGATTGACTGCTCCCGGTGAAAACTACCTTAGTTTGGTGCTGAGCGTAGATATCTTAGTTGAAGATGAAGCAGGAAGACGTGAGACCATCAAAGCAGTGGCCAAGCGCCTGCCTCTCGTAGAGATGAAGTTCAACTTCAATGGTTTAGCTATGAAGAatgaaattcagttttattctGAACTGGTGCCACTATTCATCAAATTTGCCAGAGAATATGGAATTTTCACTGATTATTACCCGAAATATTTAGGCTCAAGACTGAGCTTAGATGGTGAGAAAACTGAGGCTGACTCAGAATCAGTTTTACTTGTAGAAAATCTACTGCCTCAAG GTTATAAAAACGAAGACAGGCTTATAGGCTTTGACTTGGAGAGAGCTAAAGCAGTCTTAAAAGCTCTTGCGCAGTTCCACGGAATTCCCTTGGCAATCAAGTTCAAAAATCCAGAAATCTTTGAAGTGATCAAGAAAATGATTGATCGTCAACCTTTCTCAATGTCCTCGAATGATGGTCCTAAAGACGTAGGCCCTCCAGAGCATTTAACATTCGAGAACGCAGTTAAAATTCCTGCCTGTGCACCATATATTAAGAACATAAAGAAACTGCAAGAAAATTTGTTGCCTATGGAAGAACGATTTGTTGGAGGAGGAAAGGAGCCTTGGAGCACACTAATCCATAATGACTTTTGGGTCAACAATATGTTGATCAAATCATCAGAGGAGGCTTCATCAAAGTATTTGGTTAAATTGCTTGACTTCCAAGCCTGCACTTACTCCTCTTTTGCCAGAGATGTAGTATTCTTTTTGCTGGTCAGCGTGAATGATGAAGTTCAGAGAAAACACTTTGATGATCTTCTTAG GTATTATTTCGATGAATTGACCACACTTCTGGCTAAAATCAACGTCCCAGGGCTGAAGCTTTCCTACGAAGAGTATCTGGAAGAGATCGATAGAGTAGCAACTAAATACGAAGTTTCTCACGCACTTTTTTTCTGCAACATTATTTTTGCTGCCAAAGGCAGCCAGAAAGATCATCTTATAGGAGAAGTGGATATGTTTGATcaaatgaaagaaataatgcaaaatttggGGGAaaggcaaaaagaaaaaactggtCTTGTAGTAGAGTTGTGTGTTAAGAGAAAGTggatgtga